A single genomic interval of Streptomyces sp. NBC_00663 harbors:
- the iolD gene encoding 3D-(3,5/4)-trihydroxycyclohexane-1,2-dione acylhydrolase (decyclizing): protein MTPTTTRLTVAQALVRFLAAQYTERDGVRQRLISATWGIFGHGNVAGLGQALVEYADDMPYHQGRNEQSMVHAAVGYARQSNRLSTHAVTTSIGPGATNLVTGAALATINHLPVLLLPGDTFATRPADPVLQQLEVPYAGDLSVNDCLRPVSRYFDRVTRPEALIPAALQAMRVLTDPVETGAVTLALPQDVQAEAYDWPQEFFAERTWVVRRPGADPTELAEAVRAIRSARRPMVVAGGGVHHSRAEEALAEFAGATGVPVASTQAGKGSLRHDHPQDVGGVGHTGTATANELARQADLVIGVGTRYTDFTTASGTLFEAPGVRFLNLNIAPFDGHKLGGLPLVADARSGLAELTEALQLHGHRVADAYVTEYTEDKQRWEHRVDACYESDEIDVRPTQPQVLGALDALVDESDIIINAAGSLPGDLHKLWRARSRDQYHLEYGYSCMGYEIPAAIGVKMAAPERNVWALVGDGTYLMMPTEIVTAVQEGVAIKMLLIQNHGYASIGGLSESVGGERFGTAYRYQSDDGTYTGAPLPVDLAANAASLGMRVLRAKTVGDLREALAQARAADTPTCVYVETETADTVSGAPPAQAWWDVPVAETATRPSAVKARELYDRHVSTRRRHL, encoded by the coding sequence ATGACTCCGACCACGACCCGGCTGACCGTCGCCCAGGCGCTCGTCCGCTTCCTCGCCGCCCAGTACACCGAACGCGACGGCGTACGGCAGCGGTTGATCTCCGCGACCTGGGGCATCTTCGGCCACGGCAACGTGGCCGGGCTCGGCCAGGCGCTCGTCGAGTACGCCGACGACATGCCGTACCACCAGGGCCGCAACGAGCAGTCGATGGTGCACGCGGCCGTCGGCTACGCGAGGCAGTCCAACCGCCTCTCCACCCACGCCGTCACGACCTCCATCGGCCCCGGCGCGACCAACCTGGTCACCGGCGCCGCGCTCGCCACGATCAACCACCTCCCGGTCCTGCTCCTCCCCGGCGACACCTTCGCCACCCGCCCCGCCGACCCGGTCCTCCAGCAGCTGGAGGTCCCCTACGCGGGCGACCTCAGCGTCAACGACTGTCTGCGCCCGGTGTCGAGGTACTTCGACCGGGTGACGCGCCCGGAGGCCCTGATCCCGGCCGCCCTCCAGGCCATGCGGGTCCTCACCGACCCGGTGGAGACGGGCGCCGTGACGCTCGCGCTTCCGCAGGACGTCCAGGCCGAGGCGTACGACTGGCCTCAGGAGTTCTTCGCCGAGCGCACCTGGGTCGTACGACGTCCTGGCGCCGACCCCACCGAACTCGCCGAAGCGGTCCGGGCGATCAGGTCGGCCCGCCGCCCGATGGTCGTCGCGGGCGGCGGAGTGCACCACAGCCGTGCCGAGGAGGCCCTCGCCGAGTTCGCCGGGGCGACCGGCGTCCCCGTCGCCTCCACCCAGGCCGGCAAGGGCTCGCTGCGCCACGACCACCCCCAGGACGTCGGCGGCGTCGGCCACACCGGCACCGCCACCGCCAACGAACTCGCCCGCCAGGCCGACCTGGTGATCGGTGTCGGCACCCGCTACACCGACTTCACCACCGCCTCCGGGACCCTGTTCGAGGCGCCCGGAGTCCGCTTCCTCAACCTCAACATCGCGCCCTTCGACGGCCACAAGCTCGGCGGCCTGCCGCTCGTCGCGGACGCCCGCAGCGGCCTCGCGGAGCTGACCGAGGCCCTCCAGCTGCACGGGCACAGGGTCGCCGACGCGTACGTCACCGAGTACACCGAGGACAAGCAGCGCTGGGAGCACCGCGTCGACGCCTGCTACGAGTCCGACGAGATAGACGTGCGCCCCACCCAGCCGCAGGTCCTCGGGGCCCTGGACGCGCTGGTGGACGAGAGCGACATCATCATCAACGCGGCCGGCTCCCTCCCCGGCGACCTCCACAAGCTGTGGCGGGCCCGGTCCCGGGACCAGTACCACCTGGAGTACGGCTACTCCTGCATGGGGTACGAGATCCCGGCCGCGATCGGCGTGAAGATGGCCGCCCCCGAGCGCAACGTCTGGGCGCTCGTCGGCGACGGGACCTACCTCATGATGCCGACCGAGATCGTGACCGCCGTCCAGGAGGGCGTCGCGATCAAGATGCTGCTCATCCAGAACCACGGGTACGCCTCGATCGGCGGCCTGTCGGAGTCGGTGGGCGGCGAACGGTTTGGCACCGCGTACCGGTACCAGTCGGACGACGGTACCTACACCGGGGCCCCGCTCCCGGTGGACCTGGCCGCCAACGCGGCCAGCCTGGGGATGCGCGTCCTGCGCGCGAAGACCGTGGGTGACCTGCGCGAGGCCCTCGCTCAGGCACGCGCGGCGGACACTCCCACATGTGTCTACGTCGAGACCGAAACGGCAGACACAGTGTCGGGCGCGCCTCCGGCGCAAGCCTGGTGGGATGTACCTGTGGCCGAGACCGCGACCCGACCGTCGGCGGTCAAGGCACGAGAGCTGTACGACCGGCACGTCTCTACCCGACGCCGCCATCTGTGA
- the mmsA gene encoding CoA-acylating methylmalonate-semialdehyde dehydrogenase translates to MTKIVNHWIGGKTVEGASGNYGPVTDPATGAVTTKVAFASVDEVDSAVAAAKDAFQTWGTSSLAKRTTILFKFRALLEANRDAIAELITAEHGKVHSDALGEVARGLEIVDLACGITVQLKGELSTEVASRVDVASIRQPLGVVAGITPFNFPAMVPMWMFPIAIATGNTFVLKPSEKDPSASLKIAELLAEAGLPDGVFNVVHGDKVAVDRLLEHPDVKAVSFVGSTPIARYIHTTASANGKRVQALGGAKNHMLVLPDADLDAAADAAVSAAYGSAGERCMAISAVVAVGSIGDELVDKIRERAEKIKIGPGNDPTSEMGPLITKVHRDKVASYVTGAAAEGCEVVLDGSGYTVEGFEDGHWIGISLLDKVPTTAKAYQDEIFGPVLTVLRVDTYEEGLALINASPFGNGTAIFTRDGGAARRFQLEVEAGMVGVNVPIPVPVGYHSFGGWKDSLFGDHHIYGNDGTHFYTRGKVVTTRWPDPADAPAGVDLGFPRNH, encoded by the coding sequence ATGACGAAGATCGTCAACCACTGGATCGGCGGCAAGACCGTCGAAGGCGCGTCGGGCAACTACGGGCCGGTCACCGACCCTGCGACCGGCGCGGTCACCACCAAGGTCGCGTTCGCCTCGGTCGACGAGGTCGACTCCGCCGTCGCCGCCGCCAAGGACGCGTTCCAGACCTGGGGCACCTCGTCCCTGGCCAAGCGGACGACCATCCTGTTCAAGTTCCGGGCGCTGCTGGAGGCGAACCGGGACGCCATCGCCGAGCTGATCACCGCCGAGCACGGCAAGGTGCACAGCGACGCGCTGGGCGAGGTCGCGCGCGGCCTGGAGATCGTCGACCTGGCGTGCGGGATCACCGTGCAGCTGAAGGGCGAGCTGTCGACCGAGGTCGCCAGCCGTGTGGACGTCGCCTCGATCCGCCAGCCGCTCGGTGTCGTCGCCGGCATCACGCCGTTCAACTTCCCGGCGATGGTCCCGATGTGGATGTTCCCGATCGCCATCGCGACCGGCAACACCTTCGTGCTGAAGCCGTCCGAGAAGGACCCGTCGGCCTCCCTGAAGATCGCCGAGCTGCTGGCCGAGGCCGGTCTGCCCGACGGCGTCTTCAACGTCGTCCACGGCGACAAGGTGGCCGTCGACCGCCTCCTGGAGCACCCGGACGTCAAGGCCGTCTCCTTCGTCGGCTCGACCCCGATCGCCCGCTACATCCACACCACGGCCTCGGCGAACGGCAAGCGCGTCCAGGCCCTCGGCGGCGCCAAGAACCACATGCTGGTCCTCCCGGACGCCGACCTCGACGCGGCGGCGGACGCGGCCGTCTCGGCGGCGTACGGCTCCGCGGGCGAGCGCTGTATGGCCATCTCGGCCGTCGTCGCCGTCGGCTCCATCGGTGACGAGCTGGTGGACAAGATCCGTGAGCGCGCCGAGAAGATCAAGATCGGCCCCGGCAACGACCCGACCTCGGAGATGGGCCCGCTCATCACCAAGGTCCACCGCGACAAGGTGGCGTCCTACGTCACGGGTGCGGCAGCCGAGGGCTGCGAGGTCGTCCTGGACGGCTCCGGCTACACGGTCGAGGGCTTCGAGGACGGCCACTGGATCGGCATCTCGCTCCTCGACAAGGTGCCGACCACCGCGAAGGCGTACCAGGACGAGATCTTCGGCCCCGTCCTGACCGTCCTGCGCGTGGACACGTACGAGGAGGGTCTGGCGCTGATCAACGCCTCGCCCTTCGGCAACGGCACCGCGATCTTCACCCGGGACGGCGGCGCCGCCCGCCGCTTCCAGCTGGAGGTCGAGGCCGGCATGGTCGGCGTGAACGTCCCGATCCCGGTCCCCGTCGGCTACCACAGCTTCGGTGGCTGGAAGGACTCGCTCTTCGGCGACCACCACATCTACGGCAACGACGGCACCCACTTCTACACCCGCGGCAAGGTCGTCACGACCCGCTGGCCGGACCCGGCCGACGCCCCGGCGGGCGTGGACCTGGGCTTCCCGCGCAACCACTGA